The genomic stretch AACCGCAGTTTCCTTTTTACAGGAAACTACAGCTGCAGACAGTATACAAACTGCTATTATTTTTTTTATCATGGTTGCTTTATCAGATAATTAATCCAGTTTTAAATCTGTTTTAACTGCTTGAATTTTAGCTTCCAATGATTTTAATTTATCTTTAAAATCTGCTTCAGAAGAGATCGCATCTTTTACTGAAACATAGAATTTAATTTTTGGTTCTGTTCCTGAAGGTCTTACACAAACTTTAGTTCCATCCTGTGTATAATAAATCAATACATTAGACTGTGGAATTTCGTTCATTACTTTTTTCTCTCCAGTAGAGATGGTAAGGCTTGTTTGTTCTTTGAAATCTTTTACTTCTTCCACTAATGAACCTGCCAATTCTTTTGGAGGGTTTTCACGGAAGTTTTTCATCATATTCTGAATTTCTTCAGCTCCTTCTTTTCCTTTTCTTACAATATTTACCAATCCTTCATAGTACATTCCAAGGTCTTCATAGATCTCGATCATGTACTGGTACATTGTTTTGCCGTTCGCTTTACACCACGCCGCAATTTCGCAAGCTACAAGGATACTTCCACAAGAATCTTTATCACGAACGAAATCTCCGGTCATGAATCCGAAACTTTCTTCTCCACCACATACAAATTTTTGAGTTCCTTCTGCTTCACGGATCATTTTTCCGATCCATTTGAATCCTGTAAGACCTACTTTGCATTCAACACCGAATTTCTGAGCAATATCATAGAAAATATCAGAAGTAACGATGGTAGAACCGATGAATTCTTTTCCAGTAATTCTTCCTTGTTTTCTCCATTCGTTCAGGATGTAGTACGTAAGGATTGTATTGGTTTGATTTCCGTTCAATAATTGCATTTCACCATCCAGATTTCTTACAGCAATTCCTAATCTGTCACCATCCGGGTCTGTTCCGATCACGATATCAGCGTTGGTAATTTTTGCAAGATCCATGGCCATTTCCAATGCTGCCGGTTCTTCCGGGTTTGGAGATTCTACCGTTGGGAAGTTTCCGCTTGGGATCATCTGTTCTTTAACCAAATCTACTTTTTTGAACCCAGCTTTGGCTAATGCTTTAGGAATTGTAGTATAAGTAGTTCCGTGAATAGAAGTGAAAACAATATTTAAATTTTCTTTTCCTTCGTTTTGATATGTAGAATTTTCAATACAAGCATCAATGTACACATCATCCTGCTCCTCTCCGATCCATTCGATAAGATCATCGTTCCCGTTGAATTTGATTTCTTCGAATTTTACAGAATATACTTCTTTGATGATCGCTTCATCGTTGGGTGGAACAATTTGTGCACCGTCATTCCAGTATACCTTATAACCGTTGTATTCTGGTGGATTGTGAGAAGCTGTCAATACAATTCCGCCGTTACATTTTTTATCACGCACGGTGAAAGAAAGTTCAGGAGTGGGTCTGTGATCTTTGAAAAGCAATACTTTAATTCCGTTTGCTGTTAAAACATCTGCTACCAGTTTTCCAAACTCTTTTGAATTGTGGCGAACGTCATAAGCAATGGCTACTTTGATCTCCTCTCCTTTAAACTGCTCAAGCATATAGTTAGCTAATCCCTGAGTCGCCTGCCCTAATGTATATTTATTTAAGCGGTTGGTTCCTACTCCCATAATTCCACGCATTCCTCCTGTTCCGAATTCCAATTCTCTGTAAAAAGAATCTTCCAGATCCGGGGAATTGCTGTCGATTAATGCCTGTACTGCATTTCTCGTTTCTGCATCGAAGGTATCACTTAACCAAAGTTTCGCTTTTTCTAATGTGTTCATATTTGTACGTTGTTCTTTTTATAGTTTGTAAAGTTCCTAGTTTTAAAATAATACTGTTTCTAATCCAGCTTTTTGTTTTCCACCTTCGTTGTCTTTTCTACTTTAAATGCTCTGATCGGATCATTATAGTAAATAAACTTTGCGGTATTCTGAATATTCCCTTTTAATGAGTCTTTTACATTCACCTCTGCATAGTTTCCATTTTTGGAATCGATATTCAGATTGGTAATTTTCCAATAAGGGGCAATCAGACTTGCGGTATCTGAAATTTTTATCA from Chryseobacterium indologenes encodes the following:
- a CDS encoding phospho-sugar mutase; this translates as MNTLEKAKLWLSDTFDAETRNAVQALIDSNSPDLEDSFYRELEFGTGGMRGIMGVGTNRLNKYTLGQATQGLANYMLEQFKGEEIKVAIAYDVRHNSKEFGKLVADVLTANGIKVLLFKDHRPTPELSFTVRDKKCNGGIVLTASHNPPEYNGYKVYWNDGAQIVPPNDEAIIKEVYSVKFEEIKFNGNDDLIEWIGEEQDDVYIDACIENSTYQNEGKENLNIVFTSIHGTTYTTIPKALAKAGFKKVDLVKEQMIPSGNFPTVESPNPEEPAALEMAMDLAKITNADIVIGTDPDGDRLGIAVRNLDGEMQLLNGNQTNTILTYYILNEWRKQGRITGKEFIGSTIVTSDIFYDIAQKFGVECKVGLTGFKWIGKMIREAEGTQKFVCGGEESFGFMTGDFVRDKDSCGSILVACEIAAWCKANGKTMYQYMIEIYEDLGMYYEGLVNIVRKGKEGAEEIQNMMKNFRENPPKELAGSLVEEVKDFKEQTSLTISTGEKKVMNEIPQSNVLIYYTQDGTKVCVRPSGTEPKIKFYVSVKDAISSEADFKDKLKSLEAKIQAVKTDLKLD